In a single window of the Coregonus clupeaformis isolate EN_2021a chromosome 10, ASM2061545v1, whole genome shotgun sequence genome:
- the LOC121575113 gene encoding TBC1 domain family member 20 isoform X1 produces the protein MKRSRSVGASSPLNGIGKQDRDSRRKRKLAEISQALNVTPVDVAVLRRMAISEGGLLTDEIRCKVWPWLLNVPTNILPEKPEEVERENNKDYNQVLLDVQRSLRRFPPGMPDEQREGLQEELIDIILRVLGRNTQLHYYQGYHDIVVTFLLVLGERLATALVEKLSTHHLSLSLLFLYCRDFMDPTMDNTKHILNYLMPIIERVNPEVHDFMQQAEVGTIFALSWLITWFGHVLSDFRHVVRLYDFFLACHPLMPIYFAAVIVQYREDEVLDCECDMASVHHLLSQIPQDLPYETLISRAGDLFVQFPPSELAREAAQQYSQQMAASTFKDFDLTSEQQRPDKVLRRRRREKQALEGAAAGAMVATAQPTAARRFVRLAVMGLTVALGAAALTLVNTALEWVPKLDLHLFP, from the exons ATGAAAAGATCTAGAAGTGTTGGTGCGTCTTCACCTTTGAATGGGATTGGAAAACAAG ATAGGGACTCCCGGAGGAAGAGGAAGTTGGCGGAGATCTCTCAGGCCCTGAACGTGACGCCGGTTGATGTGGCAGTGCTGAGGAGGATGGCCATCAGCGAGGGGGGGCTGCTCACTGATGAGATCCGCTGTAAAGTGTGGCCATGGCTGCTCAACGTGCCCACCAACATCCTGCCTGAGAAACCAG agGAAGTAGAGCGGGAGAATAATAAGGACTATAACCAGGTGCTGTTGGATGTCCAGCGTTCCCTTCGAAGATTCCCTCCTG GCATGCCAGACGAGCAGCGTGAGGGCCTCCAGGAGGAGCTGATTGACATCATCCTGCGTGTGCTGGGAAGGAACACCCAGCTGCACTACTACCAGGGCTACCATGACATCGTGGTCACCTTCCTGCTGGTGCTGGGCGAGCGGCTTGCTACCGCTCTAGTAGAGAAACTCTCCACACACCACCTCAG TTTGTCTCTCCTGTTCCTTTACTGCAGGGACTTTATGGACCCAACCATGGACAACACTAAACACATACTTAACTATCTGATGCCAATCATCGAGAGGGTCAACCCAGAGGTGCATGACTTCATGCAGCA GGCGGAGGTGGGCACCATCTTTGCCCTTAGCTGGCTCATCACCTGGTTTGGCCACGTCCTGTCAGATTTCCGACACGTCGTACGGTTGTATGACTTCTTCCTGGCCTGCCATCCCCTGATGCCAATCTACTTTGCTGCTGTG ATTGTGCAGTACCGGGAGGATGAGGTGTTGGACTGTGAGTGTGACATGGCGTCGGTACACCACCTCCTGTCTCAGATCCCCCAGGATCTGCCCTACGAGACGCTCATCAGCCGTGCAGGAGACCTCTTTGTCCAGTTCCCCCCCTCCGAGCTGGCCAGGGAGGCTGCCCAGCAGTACAGTCAACA GATGGCGGCCTCCACCTTTAAAGACTTTGATCTGACCTCGGAGCAGCAGCGGCCGGACAAGGTGCTGCGGAGGCGGCGGAGGGAGAAGCAGGCGCTGGAGGGAGCTGCTGCAGGTGCTATGGTGGCAACGGCCCAACCAACCGCGGCTCGGCGCTTCGTCCGACTGGCCGTCATGGGGCTCACTGTGGCCCTGGGGGCAGCCGCCCTCACCCTGGTCAACACGGCCCTGGAGTGGGTGCCCAAACTGGACCTGCACCTCttcccctga
- the LOC121575113 gene encoding TBC1 domain family member 20 isoform X2: MKRSRSVGASSPLNGIGKQDRDSRRKRKLAEISQALNVTPVDVAVLRRMAISEGGLLTDEIRCKVWPWLLNVPTNILPEKPEEVERENNKDYNQVLLDVQRSLRRFPPGMPDEQREGLQEELIDIILRVLGRNTQLHYYQGYHDIVVTFLLVLGERLATALVEKLSTHHLRDFMDPTMDNTKHILNYLMPIIERVNPEVHDFMQQAEVGTIFALSWLITWFGHVLSDFRHVVRLYDFFLACHPLMPIYFAAVIVQYREDEVLDCECDMASVHHLLSQIPQDLPYETLISRAGDLFVQFPPSELAREAAQQYSQQMAASTFKDFDLTSEQQRPDKVLRRRRREKQALEGAAAGAMVATAQPTAARRFVRLAVMGLTVALGAAALTLVNTALEWVPKLDLHLFP; the protein is encoded by the exons ATGAAAAGATCTAGAAGTGTTGGTGCGTCTTCACCTTTGAATGGGATTGGAAAACAAG ATAGGGACTCCCGGAGGAAGAGGAAGTTGGCGGAGATCTCTCAGGCCCTGAACGTGACGCCGGTTGATGTGGCAGTGCTGAGGAGGATGGCCATCAGCGAGGGGGGGCTGCTCACTGATGAGATCCGCTGTAAAGTGTGGCCATGGCTGCTCAACGTGCCCACCAACATCCTGCCTGAGAAACCAG agGAAGTAGAGCGGGAGAATAATAAGGACTATAACCAGGTGCTGTTGGATGTCCAGCGTTCCCTTCGAAGATTCCCTCCTG GCATGCCAGACGAGCAGCGTGAGGGCCTCCAGGAGGAGCTGATTGACATCATCCTGCGTGTGCTGGGAAGGAACACCCAGCTGCACTACTACCAGGGCTACCATGACATCGTGGTCACCTTCCTGCTGGTGCTGGGCGAGCGGCTTGCTACCGCTCTAGTAGAGAAACTCTCCACACACCACCTCAG GGACTTTATGGACCCAACCATGGACAACACTAAACACATACTTAACTATCTGATGCCAATCATCGAGAGGGTCAACCCAGAGGTGCATGACTTCATGCAGCA GGCGGAGGTGGGCACCATCTTTGCCCTTAGCTGGCTCATCACCTGGTTTGGCCACGTCCTGTCAGATTTCCGACACGTCGTACGGTTGTATGACTTCTTCCTGGCCTGCCATCCCCTGATGCCAATCTACTTTGCTGCTGTG ATTGTGCAGTACCGGGAGGATGAGGTGTTGGACTGTGAGTGTGACATGGCGTCGGTACACCACCTCCTGTCTCAGATCCCCCAGGATCTGCCCTACGAGACGCTCATCAGCCGTGCAGGAGACCTCTTTGTCCAGTTCCCCCCCTCCGAGCTGGCCAGGGAGGCTGCCCAGCAGTACAGTCAACA GATGGCGGCCTCCACCTTTAAAGACTTTGATCTGACCTCGGAGCAGCAGCGGCCGGACAAGGTGCTGCGGAGGCGGCGGAGGGAGAAGCAGGCGCTGGAGGGAGCTGCTGCAGGTGCTATGGTGGCAACGGCCCAACCAACCGCGGCTCGGCGCTTCGTCCGACTGGCCGTCATGGGGCTCACTGTGGCCCTGGGGGCAGCCGCCCTCACCCTGGTCAACACGGCCCTGGAGTGGGTGCCCAAACTGGACCTGCACCTCttcccctga
- the LOC121575113 gene encoding TBC1 domain family member 20 isoform X3: MAISEGGLLTDEIRCKVWPWLLNVPTNILPEKPEEVERENNKDYNQVLLDVQRSLRRFPPGMPDEQREGLQEELIDIILRVLGRNTQLHYYQGYHDIVVTFLLVLGERLATALVEKLSTHHLSLSLLFLYCRDFMDPTMDNTKHILNYLMPIIERVNPEVHDFMQQAEVGTIFALSWLITWFGHVLSDFRHVVRLYDFFLACHPLMPIYFAAVIVQYREDEVLDCECDMASVHHLLSQIPQDLPYETLISRAGDLFVQFPPSELAREAAQQYSQQMAASTFKDFDLTSEQQRPDKVLRRRRREKQALEGAAAGAMVATAQPTAARRFVRLAVMGLTVALGAAALTLVNTALEWVPKLDLHLFP, encoded by the exons ATGGCCATCAGCGAGGGGGGGCTGCTCACTGATGAGATCCGCTGTAAAGTGTGGCCATGGCTGCTCAACGTGCCCACCAACATCCTGCCTGAGAAACCAG agGAAGTAGAGCGGGAGAATAATAAGGACTATAACCAGGTGCTGTTGGATGTCCAGCGTTCCCTTCGAAGATTCCCTCCTG GCATGCCAGACGAGCAGCGTGAGGGCCTCCAGGAGGAGCTGATTGACATCATCCTGCGTGTGCTGGGAAGGAACACCCAGCTGCACTACTACCAGGGCTACCATGACATCGTGGTCACCTTCCTGCTGGTGCTGGGCGAGCGGCTTGCTACCGCTCTAGTAGAGAAACTCTCCACACACCACCTCAG TTTGTCTCTCCTGTTCCTTTACTGCAGGGACTTTATGGACCCAACCATGGACAACACTAAACACATACTTAACTATCTGATGCCAATCATCGAGAGGGTCAACCCAGAGGTGCATGACTTCATGCAGCA GGCGGAGGTGGGCACCATCTTTGCCCTTAGCTGGCTCATCACCTGGTTTGGCCACGTCCTGTCAGATTTCCGACACGTCGTACGGTTGTATGACTTCTTCCTGGCCTGCCATCCCCTGATGCCAATCTACTTTGCTGCTGTG ATTGTGCAGTACCGGGAGGATGAGGTGTTGGACTGTGAGTGTGACATGGCGTCGGTACACCACCTCCTGTCTCAGATCCCCCAGGATCTGCCCTACGAGACGCTCATCAGCCGTGCAGGAGACCTCTTTGTCCAGTTCCCCCCCTCCGAGCTGGCCAGGGAGGCTGCCCAGCAGTACAGTCAACA GATGGCGGCCTCCACCTTTAAAGACTTTGATCTGACCTCGGAGCAGCAGCGGCCGGACAAGGTGCTGCGGAGGCGGCGGAGGGAGAAGCAGGCGCTGGAGGGAGCTGCTGCAGGTGCTATGGTGGCAACGGCCCAACCAACCGCGGCTCGGCGCTTCGTCCGACTGGCCGTCATGGGGCTCACTGTGGCCCTGGGGGCAGCCGCCCTCACCCTGGTCAACACGGCCCTGGAGTGGGTGCCCAAACTGGACCTGCACCTCttcccctga
- the rbck1 gene encoding ranBP-type and C3HC4-type zinc finger-containing protein 1 isoform X1 — protein sequence MGLTMTSPEVFTSNLEEAEELAQLLSEAISCGDKEEAKRCSEQLAELCVPVSVRISHNAYSQHSIRLKVGVGDAQSENYVPVTLLVTLNMTISDLKEKINTDYGFHPSLQSWVIGKRLAQDSNTLYSHGVRKNGDQAYLYIKSAQAANLSREQVNQEEEHRRLDSIIESLSPLLARGATGPTPPPKTKHPASPPPPPKLQVGWSCSVCTYANKPTRPGCEMCGSERPEDYKVPEVYQPDEQEVQRLQLEEMANLQYQQALAEERERNFLSLVETDAHSLVPNTEELDCPICYCSIPPGEGATLRECLHVFCRECLKGTIVNSMDPEVACPYGDEDYSCDRKLQDREIKSLLSQEEHQKFLELRLSIAETRSENSYHCKTPDCAGWCIFEDEVNEFICELCKETNCLLCKAIHKDMNCKEYQDDLRIRAENDVAAKQTTQMLESLLQNGEAMHCPKCKVIVQKKDGCDWICCLMCKTEICWVTKQARWGPNGSGDNSGGCGCRVHGARCHPNCQNCH from the exons ATGG GTCTAACTATGACTTCGCCTGAGGTCTTCACAAGCAACTTAGAAGAGG CGGAGGAGCTAGCCCAGTTGTTGAGTGAGGCCATCAGCTGTGGTGACAAAGAGGAAGCCAAGAGGTGTTCAGAGCAGCTGGCAGAGTTGTGTGTACCAGTATCTGTCAGGATCTCCCACAATGCTTACTCCCAACACTCTATTCG GTTGAAGGTGGGAGTCGGGGATGCACAGTCAGAAAATTATGTTCCTGTTACTTTGTTGGTAACACTCAACATGACCATTTCAGATCTTAAagaaaag ATCAATACTGACTATGGATTTCATCCATCTCTGCAAAGCTGGGTGATCGGGAAGCGTCTGGCCCAGGACTCTAACACTCTGTACAGCCATGGGGTAAGGAAGAATGGAGACCAGGCCTACCTGTACATCAAGTCTGCCCAGGCTGCCAACCTCAGCCGGGAACAAgtgaaccaggaggaggagcaccGTCGGCTAGACA GTATCATCGAGTCATTGAGTCCTCTACTAGCCAGAGGAGCAACTGGACCAACTCCACCTCCCAAAACTAAACACCcagcctctcctcctccaccaccaaagCTTCAA GTGGGATGGTCATGCTCTGTGTGCACCTATGCTAACAAGCCAACGCGACCGGGCTGTGAGATGTGTGGGTCTGAAAGACCAGAAGATTATAAAGTACCTGAGGTTTACCAGCCTGATGAGCAGGAGGTCCAGAGACTCCAGCTAGAGGAGATGGCCAATCTACAGTACCAGCAG GCATTGGCGGAAGAGCGGGAGAGGAATTTCCTGAGTCTGGTGGAAACAGACGCCCACAGCCTCGTCCCCAACACAGAGGAGCTGGACTGTCCTATTTGCTACTGCTCCATTCCGCCAGGGGAGGGAGCCACACTGCGGGAGTGCCTCCATGTTTTCTGCAG GGAATGTCTTAAAGGAACCATCGTGAACAGCATGGATCCAGAGGTGGCCTGCCCTTATGGGGACGAAGACTACAGCTGTGATAGAAAGCTGCAGGACAGGGAGATCAAATCT cttctctctcaggaggaGCACCAGAAGTTTCTAGAGCTGAGGCTCAGTATTGCTGAGACGCGGAGTGAGAACAGCTACCACTGCAAAACCCCAGACTGCGCTGGCTGGTGCATCTTTGAGGATGAAGTCAATGAGTTTATTTGTGAGCTCTGCAAAGAGACCAACTGCCTCCTCTGCAAG GCCATCCACAAAGATATGAACTGCAAGGAGTATCAAGATGATCTCCGGATCAGAGCTGAGAACGACGTGGCTGCCAAACAGACCACACAGATGCTGGAG TCCTTACTGCAGAACGGGGAGGCCATGCACTGTCCTAAGTGTAAGGTCATAGTTCAGAAGAAGGACGGTTGTGATTGGATCTGCTGCCTGATGTGTAAGACGGAGATCTGCTGGGTCACCAAGCAGGCTCGCTGGGGACCAAAC GGTTCTGGGGACAACTCAGGAGGCTGTGGATGTCGAGTCCATGGGGCGCGTTGCCACCCTAACTGCCAGAACTGCCACTGA
- the rbck1 gene encoding ranBP-type and C3HC4-type zinc finger-containing protein 1 isoform X2: protein MTSPEVFTSNLEEAEELAQLLSEAISCGDKEEAKRCSEQLAELCVPVSVRISHNAYSQHSIRLKVGVGDAQSENYVPVTLLVTLNMTISDLKEKINTDYGFHPSLQSWVIGKRLAQDSNTLYSHGVRKNGDQAYLYIKSAQAANLSREQVNQEEEHRRLDSIIESLSPLLARGATGPTPPPKTKHPASPPPPPKLQVGWSCSVCTYANKPTRPGCEMCGSERPEDYKVPEVYQPDEQEVQRLQLEEMANLQYQQALAEERERNFLSLVETDAHSLVPNTEELDCPICYCSIPPGEGATLRECLHVFCRECLKGTIVNSMDPEVACPYGDEDYSCDRKLQDREIKSLLSQEEHQKFLELRLSIAETRSENSYHCKTPDCAGWCIFEDEVNEFICELCKETNCLLCKAIHKDMNCKEYQDDLRIRAENDVAAKQTTQMLESLLQNGEAMHCPKCKVIVQKKDGCDWICCLMCKTEICWVTKQARWGPNGSGDNSGGCGCRVHGARCHPNCQNCH from the exons ATGACTTCGCCTGAGGTCTTCACAAGCAACTTAGAAGAGG CGGAGGAGCTAGCCCAGTTGTTGAGTGAGGCCATCAGCTGTGGTGACAAAGAGGAAGCCAAGAGGTGTTCAGAGCAGCTGGCAGAGTTGTGTGTACCAGTATCTGTCAGGATCTCCCACAATGCTTACTCCCAACACTCTATTCG GTTGAAGGTGGGAGTCGGGGATGCACAGTCAGAAAATTATGTTCCTGTTACTTTGTTGGTAACACTCAACATGACCATTTCAGATCTTAAagaaaag ATCAATACTGACTATGGATTTCATCCATCTCTGCAAAGCTGGGTGATCGGGAAGCGTCTGGCCCAGGACTCTAACACTCTGTACAGCCATGGGGTAAGGAAGAATGGAGACCAGGCCTACCTGTACATCAAGTCTGCCCAGGCTGCCAACCTCAGCCGGGAACAAgtgaaccaggaggaggagcaccGTCGGCTAGACA GTATCATCGAGTCATTGAGTCCTCTACTAGCCAGAGGAGCAACTGGACCAACTCCACCTCCCAAAACTAAACACCcagcctctcctcctccaccaccaaagCTTCAA GTGGGATGGTCATGCTCTGTGTGCACCTATGCTAACAAGCCAACGCGACCGGGCTGTGAGATGTGTGGGTCTGAAAGACCAGAAGATTATAAAGTACCTGAGGTTTACCAGCCTGATGAGCAGGAGGTCCAGAGACTCCAGCTAGAGGAGATGGCCAATCTACAGTACCAGCAG GCATTGGCGGAAGAGCGGGAGAGGAATTTCCTGAGTCTGGTGGAAACAGACGCCCACAGCCTCGTCCCCAACACAGAGGAGCTGGACTGTCCTATTTGCTACTGCTCCATTCCGCCAGGGGAGGGAGCCACACTGCGGGAGTGCCTCCATGTTTTCTGCAG GGAATGTCTTAAAGGAACCATCGTGAACAGCATGGATCCAGAGGTGGCCTGCCCTTATGGGGACGAAGACTACAGCTGTGATAGAAAGCTGCAGGACAGGGAGATCAAATCT cttctctctcaggaggaGCACCAGAAGTTTCTAGAGCTGAGGCTCAGTATTGCTGAGACGCGGAGTGAGAACAGCTACCACTGCAAAACCCCAGACTGCGCTGGCTGGTGCATCTTTGAGGATGAAGTCAATGAGTTTATTTGTGAGCTCTGCAAAGAGACCAACTGCCTCCTCTGCAAG GCCATCCACAAAGATATGAACTGCAAGGAGTATCAAGATGATCTCCGGATCAGAGCTGAGAACGACGTGGCTGCCAAACAGACCACACAGATGCTGGAG TCCTTACTGCAGAACGGGGAGGCCATGCACTGTCCTAAGTGTAAGGTCATAGTTCAGAAGAAGGACGGTTGTGATTGGATCTGCTGCCTGATGTGTAAGACGGAGATCTGCTGGGTCACCAAGCAGGCTCGCTGGGGACCAAAC GGTTCTGGGGACAACTCAGGAGGCTGTGGATGTCGAGTCCATGGGGCGCGTTGCCACCCTAACTGCCAGAACTGCCACTGA
- the LOC121575112 gene encoding repressor of RNA polymerase III transcription MAF1 homolog isoform X2 — protein MKLLENSSFEAINTRLTIEMGDCQIIGRIESYSCKMAGEDKQMFKQFCQEGLPHVLEALSPPQSSGISPNKLSQSQSGDEGEGPLSDKCSRKTLFYLIATLNESFRPDYDFSRTKSHDFSREPSINWVFNAVNSSLSAAAGEEYSRLQPQLWEAIDTEICLSECDIYSYNPDLDSDPYGEEGNMWSFNYFFYNTRLKRIVFFTCRSVSLFMAPRDSGFGNELDLELDEDCYDENMDEERYGALCAQ, from the exons ATGAAACTCCTGGAAAATTCAAGTTTTGAAGCCATAAACACCAGACTCACCATTGAAATGGGAGACTGTCAGATAATAGGAAG GATCGAAAGCTACTCTTGCAAGATGGCAGGTGAGGACAAGCAGATGTTCAAGCAGTTCTGCCAGGAGGGACTGCCTCATGTCCTGGAAGCCCTGTCCCCTCCACAGTCCTCAGGAATCAGCCCCAACAA GTTGAGCCAGAGTCAGAGTGGAGACGAGGGGGAGGGGCCTCTCTCTGACAAGTGCAGCAGGAAGACCCTCTTCTACCTGATCGCCACCCTCAACGAATCCTTCCGCCCCGACTATGACTTCAGCCGCACCAAGAGCCACGACTTCAGCAGAGAGCCCAGCATAAACTGG GTGTTCAACGCGGTGAACAGCAGTTTGTCGGCGGCGGCTGGGGAGGAGTACAGTCGGCTACAGCCCCAGCTGTGGGAGGCCATCGACACAGAGATCTGCCTGTCAGAGTGTGACATCTACAG CTACAACCCAGACCTGGACTCTGACCCGTACGGAGAGGAGGGGAACATGTGGTCCTTCAACTACTTCTTCTACAACACAAGGCTGAAGAGGATCGTCTTCTTCACATGCCGCTCGGTCAG TTTATTCATGGCCCCACGGGACTCTGGCTTTGGTAACGAACTGGATCTGGAGCTGGATGAAGATTGTTATGATGAGAACATGGAtgaagagag GTATGGTGCCCTGTGTGCCCAGTGA
- the LOC121575112 gene encoding repressor of RNA polymerase III transcription MAF1 homolog isoform X1, protein MKLLENSSFEAINTRLTIEMGDCQIIGRIESYSCKMAGEDKQMFKQFCQEGLPHVLEALSPPQSSGISPNKLSQSQSGDEGEGPLSDKCSRKTLFYLIATLNESFRPDYDFSRTKSHDFSREPSINWVFNAVNSSLSAAAGEEYSRLQPQLWEAIDTEICLSECDIYSYNPDLDSDPYGEEGNMWSFNYFFYNTRLKRIVFFTCRSVSLFMAPRDSGFGNELDLELDEDCYDENMDEESRYGALCAQ, encoded by the exons ATGAAACTCCTGGAAAATTCAAGTTTTGAAGCCATAAACACCAGACTCACCATTGAAATGGGAGACTGTCAGATAATAGGAAG GATCGAAAGCTACTCTTGCAAGATGGCAGGTGAGGACAAGCAGATGTTCAAGCAGTTCTGCCAGGAGGGACTGCCTCATGTCCTGGAAGCCCTGTCCCCTCCACAGTCCTCAGGAATCAGCCCCAACAA GTTGAGCCAGAGTCAGAGTGGAGACGAGGGGGAGGGGCCTCTCTCTGACAAGTGCAGCAGGAAGACCCTCTTCTACCTGATCGCCACCCTCAACGAATCCTTCCGCCCCGACTATGACTTCAGCCGCACCAAGAGCCACGACTTCAGCAGAGAGCCCAGCATAAACTGG GTGTTCAACGCGGTGAACAGCAGTTTGTCGGCGGCGGCTGGGGAGGAGTACAGTCGGCTACAGCCCCAGCTGTGGGAGGCCATCGACACAGAGATCTGCCTGTCAGAGTGTGACATCTACAG CTACAACCCAGACCTGGACTCTGACCCGTACGGAGAGGAGGGGAACATGTGGTCCTTCAACTACTTCTTCTACAACACAAGGCTGAAGAGGATCGTCTTCTTCACATGCCGCTCGGTCAG TTTATTCATGGCCCCACGGGACTCTGGCTTTGGTAACGAACTGGATCTGGAGCTGGATGAAGATTGTTATGATGAGAACATGGAtgaagagag TAGGTATGGTGCCCTGTGTGCCCAGTGA
- the LOC121575109 gene encoding tribbles homolog 2, whose protein sequence is MSVNISSPAPAPTRPLRLKRLELDDPQDYTEALKCKRPRLSLPPSSPGLAPCLRPLSHSPGPVGSNHHCVSCIGPYVFLEPTEGTETYRAIHRVTEQEYTCKVFSMRRYQELIAPYARLLPHDNICRIAEVVTGERSVYVFFQRNYGDMHSYVRTCKRLQEEEAVRLFGQMAAAVAHCHEHGVVLRDLKLRKFVFVDQQRTKLVLQNLEDSCLLHGDDDSLTDKHGCPAYVGPEILNSLHSYSGKAADVWSLGVVLYTMLVGRYPFQDVEPAALFSKIRRGAFTVPESLSVQAKSLVCCMLRKAPSERLEASELLFHPWLNCSNNTTPNTHLNPRNCTDQVVPSYTEDTGF, encoded by the exons ATGAGTGTGAACATCTCCTCTCCCGCCCCTGCGCCTACTCGTCCCCTGCGGCTGAAGCGGCTGGAGCTGGATGACCCTCAGGACTACACAGAGGCCCTGAAATGCAAGCGTCCTCGACTGAGCCTGCCACCCTCATCCCCCGGCCTGGCCCCCTGCTTGAGGCCCCTGAGCCACAGCCCGGGCCCCGTGGGCTCCAACCACCACTGTGTGTCCTGCATTGGGCCCTACGTCTTCCTTGAACCCACAGAGGGGACAGAGACGTACAGGGCCATCCACAGGGTCACAGAGCAGGAGTACACCTGCAAG GTGTTCTCTATGAGGCGGTACCAGGAACTCATTGCCCCCTACGCCCGCCTACTGCCTCACGACAACATCTGCCGCATCGCAGAGGTGGTGACGGGCGAGCGCAGCGTCTACGTCTTCTTTCAGCGCAACTACGGTGACATGCACTCTTACGTGCGCACGTGCAAGCGGCTCCAGGAGGAGGAGGCGGTGCGTCTCTTCGGCCAGATGGCAGCGGCCGTGGCCCACTGTCACGAGCACGGTGTTGTCCTGCGTGACCTCAAGTTGCGCAAGTTTGTCTTCGTGGACCAGCAGAG GACCAAGCTTGTTCTTCAGAACCTGGAAGACTCATGTCTGCTCCACGGGGACGACGACTCTCTGACGGACAAGCACGGCTGCCCGGCCTACGTGGGCCCCGAGATCCTCAACTCGCTCCACTCCTACTCAGGGAAGGCTGCCGACGTGTGGAGCCTGGGTGTGGTGCTGTACACCATGCTGGTGGGACGTTACCCTTTCCAAGACGTGGAGCCTGCTGCGCTCTTCAGTAAGATCCGCCGGGGGGCGTTCACGGTGCCAGAGTCGCTCTCAGTGCAGGCCAAGTCGCTGGTGTGCTGCATGCTGCGAAAAGCTCCCTCAGAGAGACTGGAGGCCTCGGAGCTGTTGTTCCACCCGTGGCTGAACTGTTCCAACAACACAACACCTAACACGCACCTCAACCCCAGGAACTGCACTGACCAAGTGGTCCCCAGCTACACCGAAGACACGGGTTTCtag